The Hyphomicrobiales bacterium genome contains the following window.
AACGGGCAATATTAACTTTGGAAAAAAGCGCAGCTGGCACGAAAGCTTTAGAACAAGCATTCATCTCTTGGGAGAAATAAGTCGCCTAATCGATCAATGATTAGGCGCTTCAATCGCTTCAATATTTGATTGCAGCGATTCACGAGAGAGGCGTTTTACAGCGCGTTGAACTTTCTCAAACGCGCGCACCTCAATTTGGCGTATTCTTTCACGACTGACGCCAAACTCTTCGGAAAGCTGCTCTAACGTTAAAGATGGCTCTTCTATACGCCGAGCCTGAAAAATGCGCGTTTCACGCTCATCAAGCACATCAATTGCTTCTTTCAAAAGCGCACGGCGATGATCAAGCTCTTCTTGCTGCTCATAGATCACATCAGGCGTATCGCCTTCATCGACCAACCAGTCTTGAAACTCCCCTGCTCCATCCTCTGTACGAATAGGCGCATTAAGTGACTTATCACCTGACATGCGTTGGTTCATTGAAAGCACGTCGCTTTCAGAGACACCGAGGCGGGTGGCAATTGTAGTCACCTGTTCAGGGCGCAAATCGCC
Protein-coding sequences here:
- the rpoH gene encoding RNA polymerase sigma factor RpoH, yielding MAQGNLPTISSGDGGLSSYLSEVRKYPMLEPQEEFMLAKAYQEHGDRAAVEKMVTSHLRLVAKVAMGYRGYGLPIGEVVSEGNVGLMQAVKKFDPDKGFRLATYAMWWIKASIQEYVLRSWSLVKIGTTASQKRLFFNLRKVKGQIQAVEDGDLRPEQVTTIATRLGVSESDVLSMNQRMSGDKSLNAPIRTEDGAGEFQDWLVDEGDTPDVIYEQQEELDHRRALLKEAIDVLDERETRIFQARRIEEPSLTLEQLSEEFGVSRERIRQIEVRAFEKVQRAVKRLSRESLQSNIEAIEAPNH